The Candidatus Latescibacterota bacterium sequence TCTCCGAAGTTGCCTGTGCATTCCAATCCAGTGCGGAAGAGTCTCGGAACCTCCGGAGAAACGTGAAAATTGAAAAACCATATATGAGCTGGCAAAAAATCATGAAATCGTGGATGGAAATACTGAACTCCTATAGCGGGGTTTCTATCCCACAGCGAGACACAACGACTTGGTCCCAGAAGTATTCTGATGTTTCCGATCAAACAGTCTACCGTTGGGCCCGTGATGTAGGAAACCGTCGCAAAGAAAGACGGAAAAATGGGTCAAACAATTGCTGGTACATCAGCACTATCTTGTATCGGGGTGGTCAGTTACATAATACTGAAATGACCTATGATTCTGTGGCTCTGGTCGATACTGGCTACTTGGAAGTGTGGAAATGGGAGCCCGTATCGGGCATCAAAGCCCCAAAAAATACTTCACTCTCCTTTCCGCTCCCAATGGCGATTGATACCTGGGAATCCCCGGACCGCAAATATCGGCCAATACTGATTTGACCCCCTGACCAAATCCGTCTTATTACATCAGACCTCTTAGGTCATCTTACGCTCCCAATCAAAACACATTACGTTCGACGAAGGCTGGTGAAAGGAGCGGCAAAAACTGCACCTCATCTTCTAGCTCAGAACGAAGTGTTGGCTTTGAAAAACTGCCTGAACTGCTTTCAGGTAATTCCTTTGTACCTCTGCCCTGTGAGATCTGTCCATGCGAACCGATTCTTGGAATACAGACCTCAATTCTAAGCCTCAAACTCGTTGTCGGGCTGCGAACCCACTCATAAACCAGGTTCGCGAAGAAGCCCATCGCCTTCTCGAACTCGGATACACGCCGTTACCCGCAATCTCCAACCAAAAAAGACCAGCCATCCCCTGGAAGGGGTACCAGAGCAAGCCACTCACCCATGAAGAACTCGATCAACTCTTTGACCAGAATCCTGCTGCCACTGGCCTCGGGATCGTTACCACTGGCCTAGTCGTCATTGATATCGATGAACTGAAAGACGGATCAGCCAACCCCTTTCCCGAAGACCCGGAACATGTAATGGATCTCTCTGGTGCTCCAACCGTGGAGACCCCTGGCGGAGGATCACATTTCTACTTCCGTGCTTCTGCTGATCACTCCATAAAGAACTCAGTGGGAAAGCTGGCACCAGGTGTGGATGTAAGGGCGGACAGTGGGTTCTTGATGGTTCCGCCCACGAAACGAAAAGATGGGAGCTACGAATGGCGCGGCGGACAGCCACTCGATGTCCCGCCCAATCAATTGCCCGACGTTCCTGAATTCATTGTAGGAATGCTTGCGAACGAGAAAACAGAGTCCAACCCAGGGCCCGTCCCGCTGGAGGGTCCTATCCCCGAAGGTCAGCGCAATAATACTTTGTTCCGACTGGCAGCAAAGTGGCGAGGGTTCGGCCATAGCGTTGAAGAAATATTGGAACTGCTTCGGCACCACAACAGAACACGTTGCCAACCACACATTGAAAACCACGAGTTGGAGACAATCGCCAAGAGCGCGGGAAAATTCGAACCCAACGAACAGCAAGAGACCACGGTTGAACATCCTGACCCGGGCTCGTTACCGGACCGGCTGGTGGATATCGACGGCCTAGCTGGAGACATCGCCACCCATATCAACGCCCAATCGACAGTTCACAACCCGGAACTCGCGTTCTTGGCTGGTATCGTCGCCGTTGCTCACACAAGCGGCCGGAGAATTGTCACCGAAACTGGCCTCAACCCCGGCATTGGGATCGCTGTGCTGGCACCGTCTGCGTCTGGCAAAGAAAAACCCCAAGATGTTTTAGGCGAGATATTCTCGCGCACCGATATGGGCTCGACAATCGTTCGGAAGCTCGCCTCCGGGCAGGGCCTTGAAGACTGGCTCGACAAGGAGCCCAAAATGCTCCTGATGATCGACGAGGCCATGCACATGTTTCGTGACATGGCCGATACTCGGCAGGCTCAATTTTCCCCCGAACCAATTCTAAAGGAATTGCTCAGCGGCAAACGGTTGTACACGGGGCGTATCGTAGCCAAGCACAAAGACAAACTCCGGGACCCTGTTAACGTTTCCTGGCCCCATCTGACTCTTTACGCATCGGCTATCCCTAGCGAATTCTTCGACACGATCAATCAGCAGATGATCAGAGGTGGCTTATTCGGCCGCCTCCTGTGTCCGGTCATTTCTCCGGGTCTACTCGTGTCTCCGGCCCCGAAGTCCCGTCCTGTGCCATCAGAGATAATCGAACAAATACGGCAGTGGGAAACTTTGGACATGGCAGCAGATAATGAAGGTAGTGAGAGCAATACCCCTCGAGCTATTCCATGCAGCGACCAAGCCAGCGCGCTGTGGGAGAAGTACCGTGTCCTTTGCCACGGCAAAGCTCAGTCATCTAATGACGAACTACAGGCAACACTCTGGAATCGGGCTGCAGAGAAAGCTGCCCGGTTGGCCCTGATCCGCACCGCAAGCAGGGAAGGGGTCCATATACAATCTATAACGTCCCTGGATATCGAATGGGCCTGCGAAGTCATCGACCATTACACAGCTCAATTGATCGCCAAAGCGGGATTCTCGATTTCGACAAACGAGAACGAACGCAAGCGTAACAAATTCCTCAACACAATGCGCTCATATCTGGAGAAGCACCCGGACACCACCAGCGTTCCACATTCCTATGTCATGCGATACACGAAGCTCGACGGTCAAACCTGTCGGCAGGTCGCGTCAGATCTCGCTGAATGCGAAACGATCCAAATTCGACAAGGGGAGCCAAGTTCGAACGGGAAACGCCCCACCTTCTACGAATTCATCGGCCCAAGTTCACAAATTCACGCCCCAATCAACCAATTTACCGTGAAACAGGATTCTGCTCAAAAAGCCCAAAAGAGTCCCATGAAAGGGCCCTTATGATCTCTCTATACCCAACTTCACTAATTCACAACAAACAAAACAAACACATAGGAGGCGTCCCCGAGGATACACCCCGTGAACTTGTGAACTGTGAATTTGGATTTGAAACAAGGTCCGGCGACGACCCCGACTGGTCCCTGTGTTTCACATTTTCAATTACCAGGACCAAGGAGAAGAACCGATGAACTGCAAACACCTCGTAATCCCGATCACCGACGTAAAGGTCCGCGTTGTTGATGATGGCACCGACGGTCTTCTGGCCTGGGCGTCTTGCGTCATCTCTGGCGCAGTGAAGCTCGACAACATCGCCATCCGCCGGTCACGTGATGGTTCGTTGTTTCTAACGTACCCGGCCAAGCGGACGATCGCTGGAGACAGCCACCAGTACTTCCATCCCATCTCCGTTGAGGCTTCCCAAGCCGTTCAGGATGCCGTCCTAACTCGCCTGGCCTCACTGGCCAAGGCAGCAGCCGACGGAAGCACACAAGCGAAATGACGCGCTCTAGTGGCAGGAACGAGCAGCTTGTCGAGATCGCGGCGATCCTCGCGAATGGGTATCTCCGCGCTCACGCCGAGTCCAGACGATTTCAAAAGACTGATGGCATTGAGCCTAATCATTCTGATGATCTCAGCCTATTCGGACTGGATAGTCCGGCCCCCACGCTGCATAGGTCGGATCCTACGGTTAACAGAATCAACTCGACCGAGAGGAGTGCGACCGATGGCTGATTCGATCACTGCCCAGATTGCAGAACTGCACCGGCAGAGCGTTCCCGATCTTCGCCGCCGCATGGAGGAGCTGACGGGACGCTCATGCCGTCAATCCCACCGCAAGTTTCTGATCAAGCGACTTGCCTGGCTGATTCAAGAGCAGCACTTCGGAGGGCTGGGCGAGGGGGCCAAGGAACAGCTTGATGTTCTGCAGTCAGAGCTCAAGGGCACGTCGCCCGACACTTGGTTCAGCTCTCGTCCCACGAACGCCCAGAAGCCGTCCAGGGGGAGCAACGGGAATAGGCGCGACCCACGGCTGCCCCATCCCGGGACGGTCCTCACAAGGACCTTCAGGGGTACCGAGTATTCCGTGGAAATAATGGAGGATGGCTTCACCTTCGAAAATCGTCCCTTCAAATCTCTCTCGTCAGTGGCAAATGCCATCTGCAATTCTCAAGTCAATGGTTTCACGTTTTTCCGACTCAACCACGGGAGCAAATAATGAGCGTTCCTCAGTTTTTCGAGACCCGAGTCGGCCGTGAATTCTATCAAGTGACTGTCCCCAACATAGCAAGGGAGCTCCATCGACTGAACGACATACTCGGACTCTTGGTGGAACTGGTCGAATGCAAAAAGGAAAAGCCCAAGACGAACGGATGCTGTGGTGAGTGCCGCGAGAAGGACTAGGAATCAAACCATCAGGTGCGCTGTCTACACGCGAGTCAGTACACCCGGACAGCTCAGTGGGGCCTTCACGTCCTTGGACAGCCAAAAATCATATTGTGAATCCTATATCCTGTCTCAAGAAGGAAAAGGTTGGTGTTGTTTGTCAGAGGTGTATGCCGATCCTGGATTCTCCGGCACTACCTTGGACCGTCCTGGACTGAAGAAACTGCTTGCGGATGTGGACGCTGGACAGATCGATACGATCGTCGTTTATCGATTTGACAGGATCAGCAGAAGCACACGGGATTTCCACAACCTGATCGGTCATCTTGACCAACGGAATGTTTCCTTCGTCTCAGTTAGCGAACAGATAGACACCTCTGAGCCATCGGGGCAAGTAATGCGGTCCATAATGGCGTCGTTCGCACAATTTGAGCGGGACGTAATTTCGCTTCGAACGAAGGAGAAAATTGCTGCCTCGAAACGTGCGGGGATGTGGTGTGGCGGACTAGTTCCTCTCGGATTTCTGGTTCACCCTGACGGAGGAAAACTGGTCATTGATCCAGATACTGCCGACGTAGTGCGCTCGATATTCAAACTGTACTTGAAGCTCATGTCTCTCTCTGCTGTCGCCGAGGAACTGAACCGTAGAGGCTGGCGCACCAAGCGGCACGAAACCAAGACCGGCAAGATTTGGGGAGACAAGCGGTGGACAAAAACCACAGTTCACCACGTCCTGACCAACCCCCTTTATGTGGGAAAAATACGACACAAGAGCAAGACCTATCTCGGCCTACACGACGCGACCATCGACCAGCAGACCTGGGATGACGTCCAGGAGTTACTCAAGGAGAACTGCCGCAACAACGGAGCATCGACGCGGAACAAGCATGAATTTATTCTTCGCGGCCTCGTCTATTGCGAAGCCTGCTGTGCCGTCATGAACCCCTCGGTTACGCGCCGTGGAGATAGAGCTTACCGGTACATGACATGCGCAGCCGCCAATCGAAACGGTTGGCACACCTGCCCGCGCCCGTCGGTTTCAGCATCGAAGATCGAAGCTTTTGTCACCGAGCGAATCGCGGCAATCGGGAGCGACCCGTCCCTTCAGAAAGAGACCGTTCGCCAGGTTCACAAAGCAATCCTGGATTGCCGCCCTGAACTCACCGAAGAGAGAAAGCGTCTCCGCAGTCAACTGACGAAGGCCAACCGTGAGATAGACAATCTCGTCGCGACCCTAGGATCAGGGAAAGTGGCCGTGCCATCCATTGTAGACAGGCTCCATGCACTTGAAGGGCAAACTGAGACGCTTAATCATCGACTGGCCGAGATCGATCGCGAGTTGGGCCATGTCGACAATACAACTGTGGACGAGGACCAACTTGCCAATGCACTAACTCAGTTCTCTCCGGTCTGGGAGCATCTGTTTCCGCTCGAGAAAACACGTCTCATCCACCTGCTCATTGAGCGGATCGACTTTGACGGTGCAGCAGGCAAGATCGCAATCACCTATCGGGATACGGGAATCCTGACACTCGCGCAGGAACTCGTAGGAGAGAAGGGGGGATCAGCATGAGAGTGGAATTCAATTTTGATCCAGGTGGTGGGTCAGCTCGAGAGGAGCCATCCAGCGTTCCAGACTCCTCGGAGATGGCCCCAGCGGCCGTGGTGAGCGAGAAAGCCCGACAGCTGGCCCTCGCTTACCATATCCACTCACTGGTCGACTCAGGTGAGGTGAAGGACATCGCGTCGATAGCAGACGCCGCAGGAATCTCAAGGGCTCGGGTCTCGCAGATCCTGGACCTCACGCTGCTCGCCCCGTCCATCCAGGAGGGCATTCTCGACGGCTCGTTGTCCATGGGATCTCATGCACTTCGAGAGCTGTCAACAATTCGCTACTGGCCAGAGCAAGAGGAGTGGATTGTGAATCACCAAGGAATTCTGGCCCAACGAATGAACATTCCAAGATGTGGAGGGTAAACCTAGAACTCAACGATGCCGTGCTCGCTAGCCAATGCGATAGACATGAAGAACTGAGTTTGCTTTGGTCTCGAACTAGGAGGATTACAATGGGAGCCACTGTCAGCCGAAATGCCGCACTCGCTCGTGTCAGAAGATCACTGAACAGGGACGGCTATTATCTGAGCATACAAAGGAACGAGCGAGCGGTCATGGAGTACGGACGGTATTGGGTCATGGATTGTAGCAATGCTCTTTTTGTCGAAGGCCACAATTTCCTCGAAGACCTCGCTAAGAGCTGTGAGGTACTCAGGCCAGGCGAACGCGTCGAGGAGGACTAGAATCAGCACACTTACGTTTCGGCTGAAAGCCGTGCAACCACTCGGGAGGATGACTATGGCGCGAGATGACCGACAGGATTCCGATGTTATGAAAAACGCTCTCGCCGTTCTTGAGATGGTCGGTATTCTTCACGAGCGAGGATACGAACACCTTCGTGTTGCGCCGGGCATGTCGCCGTCTGGTATGTCGTGGCGGTGTTCTGTGACCCACCGTGGAAACATCCGGCCGGATCACGGCGCGAAAACCATTGAGTTCTACGAAGATACCGTCCACTACACTTCGGCCGCAGGGAACCGGTTCTTCGATTGGGAGGACGCTCAAGAGGACACACCAGACCGACTTGCCGATAAGTTCGAGCAGCGATTTCCAGAGATTTTGGAGAACGCAACCGGAGCTGACCCTGAATACGTCGCTTGGTACGTGACCATGCTTGAGCTGGCTCGCCAAGGCTCTCTGCCCATCGCTTACGCCGATTGGTATGATGATCCTGATCCGAGATGGCTTCCGACGACAGCGGGGTTCGAGAGCGGTCTGCCTATGCCGCCGATCTAGTTGGAGATGTCAACGTTGTCATCGTGTTGTTCGATTCTAGATTTCAGTTGAAGGAGGTTGGGCCTGATGGGAGTGCTGAGCGAATTCAAGTGCCCGAAGTGTGGCTATTCAGCTGAAGTTTGCGGAGGAGTAGGGATTGGATTCCGTGCGGTCCTGGTGACGATCTCATGCAAAGACTGCAAGAAATTGATCGACGCCCCGGCCAAGGAATCATCCAAAGAACTGAGCAAGTCAGATCCGCGAGCCGAACCTACGGGATACTGCTGCCCAAAAGACCCCAACCACCGGTTTAGGGTATGGACTCATCCTGGCCCCTGTCCCGTGTGCGGCTCGGAAATGCTCCCTGGTGAAGCGGAGACGTGCTGGGATTAGCCATTGCCGGGTGTCGAGGGCGAGGGCAGAATTGGATCTCGACTTTAGAACATCATTACGGTATCCTCTCTTGTAGTAGAATATCCAACACTTTATTAGAGGATATTTTGACGCTTTTTTCAACCTGCGACCGCCCCAGTCTGGCGCGACGAAAATGAATCGACCTAAGTCCAACCTAGGAATCTGGCAATACTTCATACTTGTCCTGAGCGTTCTCGCTCTGGCCCTTCTCACCGTTCAGACTTTCGCACACCTGAATCCGGAAACCAGCCGAATTCTTGAAATTGTTGACCTGGTTATTTGTGTCGTATTCCTCACTGACTTTTTCGTACAGCTTTTCAAATCCTCCCCCCGCAGTGCATACCTCAAGTGGGGCTGGCTCGACCTCGTGTCCAGCATCCCGATGCTCCCGATGTTCCGCATTGCAAGAGTCGTGAGGATCGCACGAATAATTCGTGTACTTCGTGGAGCTCGAGCCGGACGCCATCTGCTTGGGGTGATTGTCCTACACCGCGCAAAGAGCACGTTTGGCGCGGTCATTCTCGGGTCTTTCGTGCTCCTGCTGGTATCGGTAATCGCTATCGTGAGCGTCGAACCCGCACTCTCGCCACGAGATGCTGCGTGGTGGTGTCTGTTCACTCTTGTGACGGGTGAATATGGCGATTTCTATCCTGCATCGACTGAGGGCCGCGTAATCACTGCTTTGCTGATTACCGCCGGTGTTGCCGTATTCGGAACGTTCACAGCAAGCGTTGCTTCATTTTTTTTGGAAGAGGAACAGCATGAGGACGAAAAACGCGATACCGAAATGATGGTTGAGATTGGCCGTTTGCGACTAGAAATCCAAGACCTGAAATGTTTATTGGAAGGAGATAGAAACAATGGCTCGCATCCCCAAAAAGGTGATTGACCGGATCACGAAATCCGCACCTCGATTCCAGAAGATTCTCCAGGCTGCGAAAGACCGGGACGTGAATGAATCTGACACCGTCACGATTGTCACCGACCTACTTGCTGAGGTTTTTGGTTACGACAAGTACAGCGAGATAACAAGCGAGCTGGCTATTCGCGGAACCTTCTGTGATCTAGCTGTCAAAGTTGGCGGAGAGATCAAATTCCTCATTGAGGTAAAAGCCATTGGCCTCTCGCTGAATAGCAACCACCTACGCCAAGCCGTCGGCTACGGGGCAAGCGAGGGCATCCCTTGGATTGTCCTGACCAACGGAACCAATTGGGAGATATACAAGATCAGATTCGAACAACCGATATCGACGGAACTTGTGTGCGAATTCAATCTACTGGATCTTTCGGCGAGAAACTCCGGAGATCAAGACAAGCTGTTCCTGCTTTGTAAGGAAGGTCTTTCGAAGGATGCGATCGAGGACTATCACACGAAAGTTTCTAGTCTGAATCGATTTGTAATTGCTGCCCTGATCCAGTCCGAGCCCATCATTGGTGTCCTTCGCCGTGAGCTTAAGAAGCTTGCGCCTGGCACAAAGATCGCTGACGAAGAAATCTCCGAGATGTTTCCGGATGTTCTGAAGCGCGACGTCCTCGATGGAGAAGACGCACAACGTGCCCAGAAGCAGGTTAAGAAGGCTGCAGCAGCTCAGGCGAGGCAAAAGAAGAAATTAGCCCCTAAACCGGCTCAAGCAGAACCGACTGGTGGGTCAGCTGAAGGGCTTGACGAGTTGCCCGATCGTGAGATCACGTAGACCGGATCTCAATTCCGCTCGGTCGCCCTTAGCATTTTCGCAGTGGGCAGTGGGTAATGTAGTCGGTCTGCGCAAACAGCTTTACAGGTGAAGCCGACGTTATACATACAGAAAGGAGATGTCTCTGGGCGATATTTGTAAATCCTTCGGTCTATTTCACTGATAACTTATAAGGGGAAGTAATGAAGACGCTCGGCAATATTCTGTGGCATTTTCCGTTTCTTGGGTTTGTTCAGGCGGCTTTAACGTGGCTAATTGGGCTTGTTTTTTTGATTACGATTATCGGAGCACCCATTGCATTCGGGCTTTTTGAACACGCCAAGTTTTTAATGGCTCCGTTCTCAAAAAGCATGGTCAAGGGTGGTGAAATTGGGAAGCGCACCGGCGGCGTATGGCGAGTACTCTCAATAATTACGACGATCATATACATCCCTTTTGGTATCGTATTGGCCGTGGTGAACATCATCCAAATCGCAATTCAGTTTGTTACGATCATCAACATCCCTGTTGCGGTGGTACTCGCCAAGTCCCTAGGAACCTACTTTAACCCTGTAGGGAAGAAATGCATCTCGAAGGCAGTAAAGGACGAAATGGAGCGCAGGTCCGCAAGCGCAGAACTCGATAGATTAGAAAAAGCCGGATAGGGCGTAACGGCTTTCTGGGTTGAAGGCGGTGTATAACACTTATGAGGACTCCCCTTGTCAACCGGGGGCCAGCCGCTATTGGGGAAGTCATAATGTCTAGACATCATTTCTAAGCGGGAGAAAAGGAGAGCAAAGTGACCACTTGGCCAGAACGATTATTTGACCTGGTATTCATCTCAGACATGGACACAAAGCTAGATGAACTCGCCGATTTGGCAGAACCGGAAAGCTGGGACTATCAGAAAACGACCACAGAACATCACAAACCGATTCTGTACAATTATTTACAATACACTTTTACTCGTTTAGCTGAAGAAGATAAAATCGAACTTGCCGCAGACGGCCAATCGCTAGCATTCAATACGGGTTTGGTGACGCCAAACCAGGAGTCAATATTTGCGTTTTGTGTCACAAACCGGCACGATTCCGCACAGCAAAATTGGTTCTTTGTTGGCTGGCGTCGCAAGGGAGAGCATGAGCTAACTAGGTTCGCATCGTTGCCGGAAATGGCGGACTACTATGACAATCCAAGTTCCTTGGTTTTCGACACAAAGAAGGAACTACGAGTAAATGTTGAACATATTGTTGCGGACAACAAGGACCGGTTTCCGGAGCCTTATCGCTCTATGGACAACTACGCTCTTCAAACGTTTTTAAAGGGAGCAATCGACAACGCCTTAGAGCGCGTTAAGCGGAACTACAAAACGGCTATACCGCAATACTACAAGAGAAACGTGCAGTTATTGCTGCCTTTATGTCTAGGAAATCCGGCGACAGCCGAACTCGCGGTTGTGGCTGTCAATCACGGCGAATTTTACAGAGCATCAACCTGTCTTACATTGGACATGGCATATAGCAACGCACGGCAACTAGCTCGACCAGATCGAGATTGGCTTGTCCCATGATGTCTGAAGAGCTTGCACCAGGCCACCCCACCCCTCGCCCATGGCGTTGTCGCGCCAATTGGGGTTGCGGAGGAGAGCTAGCTTTGGAAAGAGCATAGGAAACTGAAATGGGGCCGGTAGTCCTTTTCGACAAATCGTTTCTACAATCTTTGAATATCGACGAAGCGGTCTGGTTCGATCATTTCTTCTATCCCAATATCGCCCCCGTCTTTTTTATTGAAGCCCTTGCTGATCTGGAAAAAACAGTCAAATCCGGGAGCACCCCCGAAGCAGCCGTCGGTGCACTTGCCCGCAAAACCCCTCAAGTTTCTGGGAACCCCAATGCATATCACATCCATCTCTGTGAGGGCGAACTGAACAAATCACCGGTTGAGATGAGTGGTCGAGTGATTATTCGTGGAGGAACTGCGGTTTCTTCCGGTAACCAAACCGGAGTGATTCACGAAGAGCCCCCCGAGGCAATTGCTTTCTCTCGTTGGCATCAAGGCGAATTCCTCCAAGCCGAGAGGCTCGCGGCAAAGGCCTGGCGCAAACACCTTGCGTCCATCGATCTGGTTTCGATTCAGGATGCGATCAGGACAATTGCGCCGGTTCCGGAACAGATTCGCGACCTAGAAACAGCCAAAGCAAATGCGGATGCCTTCGTCAGCGATCCCCAGCACGTTGGGGATTGTTTGACCCTAGTAAACCGATTCATCGGTGTCCCAGCCCCGGTGTGCGTTGCTGCGGGCCAACGGTGGCGACACCTCGGCCGTATTCCATTTTCGGTGACTGCACCATATACGGCTTTCGTGCTCTCTGTGCTCGTATTCTTCTACTTCTGCACCGCGGCGAGCCTCATATCTAAGGAGCGTGTATCGAACGTTGTCGATATGGCGTACCTTTTCTACCTGCCATTCGCAACAATCTTCACGTCTTCAGACAAGCTCCACCGGCGTTGCGCACCCCTCTTTTTGCGTGAGGACCAGGAGTTTCTGTGGGGCTATGACTTCAAGAAAGGTTTGGACCAGGTTGATCAATACTTTGACAAATTCCCTGATGATGTAAAAGCCAAAGGTATTTCCGCTTTCGCATCCCGCCCACCCAAGGAGAGCTCCTTTCTCATCTCGGACCTTTGGGACCGGCATTGTGGGGATTGGAGAAATACGCGGTCACCAATGGACCGGATGACTCCAGATCACGAAGCACAGATAGTGGAACAGGTAACTAGATGGAATAAAGCGCAAGTGCTCGAAGACCAGTCTTCATCGGAAGAGTATGGTACGGAAATTTTTAAGCACCGGGTTGACCGGAAACGCGGAAAATGGTGGCAGGTTCCAGCAGAAGAACTCGACTAATTGTAAACGCCGCTCCAAATCCTCGCCCCACCCCGCCCACGTTGCCCCCTGTCGGCTTGAACATGAAGGGGCAAGGCAGGAAAACCCAGGGCTGCTTTAGCTAGAATTCGGGCCTTGAAAGAAAGGATTATTGGCCGCGTCCTCTCCGGGAAAGGTTTTCCTCCAACTCAGAAAAAAAAGGCATTCGAATGTTGGACTCAGGGAAACCAACGAAATCGACTGTTGCAATATCCACCTCTACTCGTCATGCTTGAACCCCAATTACTCGACTCAAATTTCGACAAAGTCAGGATTGCCAACACCTTGCTCAAAGGGATCAGCTGGTTTCTGATTTGTATTCTATTTATTTCAATTACGTTTCAACAAAAATATTACTTTCGTTTTTACAAAAATTTCGGCAACTGTTTCCCTTGTAACGACTTACGGCACTTTTCGCTTTGGTTTTTTCCCGAATCCGCATATGATTACTGCGTGGGCGACAAGAACGTCGCTGCGAACTATGCCCGAGTTGAAGGAGATAGTCATGAACACCCAAATGCAGATCGAAGCTCTCTCTGTCATCCGCCCGT is a genomic window containing:
- a CDS encoding bifunctional DNA primase/polymerase, encoding MRTDSWNTDLNSKPQTRCRAANPLINQVREEAHRLLELGYTPLPAISNQKRPAIPWKGYQSKPLTHEELDQLFDQNPAATGLGIVTTGLVVIDIDELKDGSANPFPEDPEHVMDLSGAPTVETPGGGSHFYFRASADHSIKNSVGKLAPGVDVRADSGFLMVPPTKRKDGSYEWRGGQPLDVPPNQLPDVPEFIVGMLANEKTESNPGPVPLEGPIPEGQRNNTLFRLAAKWRGFGHSVEEILELLRHHNRTRCQPHIENHELETIAKSAGKFEPNEQQETTVEHPDPGSLPDRLVDIDGLAGDIATHINAQSTVHNPELAFLAGIVAVAHTSGRRIVTETGLNPGIGIAVLAPSASGKEKPQDVLGEIFSRTDMGSTIVRKLASGQGLEDWLDKEPKMLLMIDEAMHMFRDMADTRQAQFSPEPILKELLSGKRLYTGRIVAKHKDKLRDPVNVSWPHLTLYASAIPSEFFDTINQQMIRGGLFGRLLCPVISPGLLVSPAPKSRPVPSEIIEQIRQWETLDMAADNEGSESNTPRAIPCSDQASALWEKYRVLCHGKAQSSNDELQATLWNRAAEKAARLALIRTASREGVHIQSITSLDIEWACEVIDHYTAQLIAKAGFSISTNENERKRNKFLNTMRSYLEKHPDTTSVPHSYVMRYTKLDGQTCRQVASDLAECETIQIRQGEPSSNGKRPTFYEFIGPSSQIHAPINQFTVKQDSAQKAQKSPMKGPL
- a CDS encoding SpoVG family protein, translated to MNCKHLVIPITDVKVRVVDDGTDGLLAWASCVISGAVKLDNIAIRRSRDGSLFLTYPAKRTIAGDSHQYFHPISVEASQAVQDAVLTRLASLAKAAADGSTQAK
- a CDS encoding DUF2924 domain-containing protein, whose product is MADSITAQIAELHRQSVPDLRRRMEELTGRSCRQSHRKFLIKRLAWLIQEQHFGGLGEGAKEQLDVLQSELKGTSPDTWFSSRPTNAQKPSRGSNGNRRDPRLPHPGTVLTRTFRGTEYSVEIMEDGFTFENRPFKSLSSVANAICNSQVNGFTFFRLNHGSK
- a CDS encoding recombinase family protein, with the translated sequence MSAARRTRNQTIRCAVYTRVSTPGQLSGAFTSLDSQKSYCESYILSQEGKGWCCLSEVYADPGFSGTTLDRPGLKKLLADVDAGQIDTIVVYRFDRISRSTRDFHNLIGHLDQRNVSFVSVSEQIDTSEPSGQVMRSIMASFAQFERDVISLRTKEKIAASKRAGMWCGGLVPLGFLVHPDGGKLVIDPDTADVVRSIFKLYLKLMSLSAVAEELNRRGWRTKRHETKTGKIWGDKRWTKTTVHHVLTNPLYVGKIRHKSKTYLGLHDATIDQQTWDDVQELLKENCRNNGASTRNKHEFILRGLVYCEACCAVMNPSVTRRGDRAYRYMTCAAANRNGWHTCPRPSVSASKIEAFVTERIAAIGSDPSLQKETVRQVHKAILDCRPELTEERKRLRSQLTKANREIDNLVATLGSGKVAVPSIVDRLHALEGQTETLNHRLAEIDRELGHVDNTTVDEDQLANALTQFSPVWEHLFPLEKTRLIHLLIERIDFDGAAGKIAITYRDTGILTLAQELVGEKGGSA
- a CDS encoding ion transporter, which produces MNRPKSNLGIWQYFILVLSVLALALLTVQTFAHLNPETSRILEIVDLVICVVFLTDFFVQLFKSSPRSAYLKWGWLDLVSSIPMLPMFRIARVVRIARIIRVLRGARAGRHLLGVIVLHRAKSTFGAVILGSFVLLLVSVIAIVSVEPALSPRDAAWWCLFTLVTGEYGDFYPASTEGRVITALLITAGVAVFGTFTASVASFFLEEEQHEDEKRDTEMMVEIGRLRLEIQDLKCLLEGDRNNGSHPQKGD
- a CDS encoding type I restriction enzyme HsdR N-terminal domain-containing protein gives rise to the protein MARIPKKVIDRITKSAPRFQKILQAAKDRDVNESDTVTIVTDLLAEVFGYDKYSEITSELAIRGTFCDLAVKVGGEIKFLIEVKAIGLSLNSNHLRQAVGYGASEGIPWIVLTNGTNWEIYKIRFEQPISTELVCEFNLLDLSARNSGDQDKLFLLCKEGLSKDAIEDYHTKVSSLNRFVIAALIQSEPIIGVLRRELKKLAPGTKIADEEISEMFPDVLKRDVLDGEDAQRAQKQVKKAAAAQARQKKKLAPKPAQAEPTGGSAEGLDELPDREIT
- a CDS encoding DUF3825 domain-containing protein, encoding MTTWPERLFDLVFISDMDTKLDELADLAEPESWDYQKTTTEHHKPILYNYLQYTFTRLAEEDKIELAADGQSLAFNTGLVTPNQESIFAFCVTNRHDSAQQNWFFVGWRRKGEHELTRFASLPEMADYYDNPSSLVFDTKKELRVNVEHIVADNKDRFPEPYRSMDNYALQTFLKGAIDNALERVKRNYKTAIPQYYKRNVQLLLPLCLGNPATAELAVVAVNHGEFYRASTCLTLDMAYSNARQLARPDRDWLVP